One region of Microbacterium rhizosphaerae genomic DNA includes:
- a CDS encoding UDP-N-acetylmuramyl pentapeptide phosphotransferase has product MAGPAGEPPVRTGAQAVVANAHAHDPARRPDVLFRVRRDEGHQISAWWLVGAFVGVTLAVIALMNFIPQGLV; this is encoded by the coding sequence ATGGCAGGTCCTGCAGGTGAACCTCCCGTTCGCACGGGCGCTCAGGCGGTCGTGGCGAACGCGCACGCCCATGATCCGGCGCGACGCCCGGACGTCCTGTTCCGAGTGCGTCGCGATGAGGGACATCAGATCAGCGCATGGTGGCTCGTCGGCGCCTTCGTCGGCGTCACTCTCGCGGTCATCGCGCTCATGAACTTCATCCCGCAGGGTCTCGTCTGA
- a CDS encoding zf-HC2 domain-containing protein, whose protein sequence is MTDRFAEWDAAYLIGALSPADRAAFEEHMETCAECRAAVAALAPTVGLLSRVRADAFAEDTGTGRPSAEPGPAARSALVERARAAERRRRALRFGLALAAAVVVVAAVALPLTLGEAFEPRIPQAIPTATALPSLPPAEAMQPLTKAPLTASVRLQGVAWGTKIDLSCRYAPTYGTGGADHVYALAVVGTDGSTTQLSTWKVLAGKDAHLSAGTALDTASIRAVQILDASGKVLMTYSP, encoded by the coding sequence ATGACGGATCGCTTCGCGGAATGGGATGCCGCCTACCTGATCGGAGCGCTCTCGCCCGCCGACCGGGCGGCCTTCGAGGAGCACATGGAGACCTGCGCCGAGTGCCGTGCGGCAGTGGCGGCGCTCGCGCCGACCGTCGGCCTGCTGTCGCGAGTGCGGGCGGACGCGTTCGCCGAGGACACCGGGACCGGACGACCGAGCGCGGAACCCGGGCCCGCGGCACGCAGCGCCCTCGTCGAGCGGGCGCGCGCCGCGGAGAGGCGGCGACGGGCACTGAGGTTCGGCCTCGCCCTCGCAGCGGCGGTCGTCGTCGTCGCGGCCGTCGCGCTTCCGCTGACGCTCGGGGAGGCCTTCGAGCCGCGGATCCCCCAGGCGATCCCGACGGCCACGGCCTTGCCCTCGCTGCCGCCGGCGGAGGCGATGCAGCCGCTGACGAAGGCTCCGCTCACGGCTTCGGTGCGTCTGCAGGGCGTGGCGTGGGGCACGAAGATCGACCTGTCGTGCCGGTACGCGCCGACCTACGGCACGGGGGGCGCCGACCACGTGTACGCCCTCGCGGTGGTCGGCACCGACGGCTCCACGACCCAGCTGTCCACCTGGAAGGTGCTCGCGGGCAAGGACGCGCATCTGAGCGCGGGAACGGCGCTGGACACGGCATCCATCCGTGCGGTGCAGATCCTGGATGCCTCGGGCAAGGTGCTCATGACCTACTCGCCCTGA
- a CDS encoding DUF6264 family protein, translating to MSTPDERPRPAYGEYATPEEQRARMQHAPPASPPAPAQPGPVVPAPGAPAARGHLIDRIVTVALLAYGAFVVVSTVFELSDFTAFADAWMKTMGITGSFTTTPQSQAWATAGVIVFAIGWIVTALISWRVMARGKRAWWIPLVGAVVSWIVLTICLTIPLVADPAVIHWFDQQTAR from the coding sequence ATGAGCACACCCGACGAGCGCCCGCGCCCCGCATACGGCGAGTACGCGACCCCGGAGGAACAGCGCGCGCGCATGCAGCATGCCCCGCCTGCATCCCCGCCGGCGCCCGCGCAGCCCGGTCCCGTCGTTCCGGCCCCCGGCGCTCCGGCCGCGCGCGGCCACCTGATCGACCGCATCGTCACGGTCGCCCTGCTCGCCTACGGCGCGTTCGTCGTGGTGAGCACGGTCTTCGAACTCTCGGACTTCACCGCGTTCGCGGATGCGTGGATGAAGACCATGGGCATCACCGGATCGTTCACCACGACCCCGCAGTCGCAGGCGTGGGCCACGGCCGGCGTGATCGTCTTCGCGATCGGCTGGATCGTGACGGCCCTGATCTCCTGGCGCGTGATGGCCCGCGGGAAGCGGGCCTGGTGGATCCCCTTGGTCGGCGCCGTCGTGAGCTGGATCGTGCTCACGATCTGCCTCACGATCCCGCTGGTCGCCGACCCGGCGGTCATCCACTGGTTCGATCAGCAGACGGCGCGCTGA
- a CDS encoding class I SAM-dependent methyltransferase: MATRDEMARSFGAAASTYESGRPDYPVEAVRWMLDPVADGQTSIRAVDVGAGTGKLTRVVEAIGAQTVAVDPDADMLARLHAELPAVPTFLGTAERMPLPDASVDAVVLGQAWHWVDVEEASAEAGRVLRSGGVLGLIWNIRDDSVDWVSEMSDIMHSSNAEIMIAEGGPVVGEPFGALEWQSWAWMRPMTRDALFDMARSRSYLLTAEPDDRARIERGLAALFDRVGATEDAVIELPYVTRAFRAVRP, from the coding sequence ATGGCCACACGCGATGAGATGGCGCGCTCGTTCGGCGCCGCCGCATCCACGTACGAGTCCGGAAGGCCCGATTACCCCGTCGAAGCGGTGCGATGGATGCTCGATCCCGTCGCCGACGGCCAGACCTCGATCCGTGCGGTCGACGTCGGCGCCGGCACCGGCAAGCTCACCCGCGTCGTCGAGGCGATCGGGGCGCAGACCGTCGCCGTCGACCCCGATGCCGACATGCTGGCGCGGCTGCACGCGGAGCTTCCTGCCGTCCCGACCTTCCTCGGGACGGCGGAACGGATGCCGTTGCCCGACGCGAGCGTCGACGCCGTCGTGCTCGGGCAGGCGTGGCACTGGGTCGACGTCGAGGAGGCGTCTGCGGAGGCCGGGCGCGTCCTGCGGTCCGGCGGGGTGCTCGGGCTGATCTGGAACATCCGGGACGACAGCGTCGACTGGGTGTCGGAGATGTCGGACATCATGCACAGCAGCAACGCCGAGATCATGATCGCCGAGGGCGGCCCGGTGGTCGGGGAGCCGTTCGGGGCTCTCGAATGGCAGAGCTGGGCGTGGATGCGGCCCATGACCCGCGACGCGCTGTTCGACATGGCACGCTCGCGCAGCTACCTCCTCACCGCCGAGCCGGACGATCGCGCGCGGATCGAGCGCGGGCTCGCGGCGCTCTTCGACCGCGTCGGAGCGACGGAGGATGCCGTCATCGAGCTGCCGTACGTGACGCGCGCCTTCCGCGCCGTCCGGCCGTAG
- the fbaA gene encoding class II fructose-bisphosphate aldolase, with protein sequence MPVATPEQYAEMLDRAKAGGFAYPAINAASSQSINAILQGLTEAGSDGIIQVTTGGADYFAGHTVKGRATGALAFAKFATEVAKNYPITIALHTDHCPKPALADFVLPLIEASEEEVKAGRNPIFQSHMWDGSAVPLDENIEIAKELLPRLKNINAILEVEIGVVGGEEDGVKHEGTNDALYTTTGDVAKAVEALGLGEQGRWIAALTFGNVHGVYKPGNVKLKPELLGEIQAGIAAQFGTGEKPLDLVFHGGSGSSDEEIALAVANGVVKMNIDTDTQYAFTRSVAGFMFQNYDGVLKVDGEVGNKKAYDPRAWGKIAESAMAARVVEATKQLGSAGQSKGA encoded by the coding sequence ATGCCCGTCGCCACCCCCGAACAGTACGCAGAGATGCTCGACCGCGCGAAGGCCGGCGGATTCGCGTACCCAGCCATCAACGCGGCGAGCTCCCAGAGCATCAACGCGATCCTCCAGGGCCTCACCGAGGCCGGCTCGGACGGCATCATCCAGGTCACGACGGGAGGCGCCGACTACTTCGCCGGTCACACCGTCAAGGGCCGCGCGACCGGCGCCCTCGCCTTCGCGAAGTTCGCGACCGAGGTCGCCAAGAACTACCCGATCACGATCGCGCTGCACACCGACCACTGCCCGAAGCCCGCGCTCGCCGACTTCGTGCTGCCGCTCATCGAGGCTTCCGAGGAGGAGGTCAAGGCCGGCCGCAACCCGATCTTCCAGTCGCACATGTGGGACGGCTCGGCCGTGCCGCTCGACGAGAACATCGAGATCGCCAAGGAGCTGCTCCCCCGCCTGAAGAACATCAACGCCATCCTCGAGGTCGAGATCGGCGTCGTCGGCGGCGAGGAGGACGGGGTCAAGCACGAGGGCACCAACGACGCCCTCTACACGACCACGGGCGACGTCGCGAAGGCGGTCGAGGCCCTCGGCCTCGGCGAGCAGGGCCGCTGGATCGCCGCCCTCACCTTCGGCAACGTGCACGGCGTGTACAAGCCCGGCAACGTGAAGCTCAAGCCCGAGCTCCTGGGCGAGATCCAGGCGGGGATCGCCGCGCAGTTCGGCACGGGCGAGAAGCCGCTCGACCTCGTCTTCCACGGCGGCAGCGGGTCCTCCGACGAAGAGATCGCTCTGGCGGTCGCGAACGGCGTCGTCAAGATGAACATCGACACCGACACGCAGTACGCCTTCACGCGCTCGGTCGCCGGCTTCATGTTCCAGAACTACGACGGCGTCCTGAAGGTCGACGGCGAGGTGGGCAACAAGAAGGCCTACGACCCGCGCGCGTGGGGCAAGATCGCCGAGTCGGCGATGGCCGCTCGCGTCGTCGAGGCGACGAAGCAGCTCGGCTCGGCAGGGCAGTCGAAGGGCGCCTGA
- a CDS encoding methyltransferase domain-containing protein, which produces MDDCCAPRTPDGYEREFDARFARRLATRYRRAGLTPSARLILEFASSIGLEGSSLLEIGGGIGDIQLEALRNGASHATNVELSSAYEPEAARLLEESGFRDRATRMLGIDVAGTPEAVEPADIVVLHRVVCCYPDYERLLGAAAGRGRRAVVFSYPVRSWMTRASVRAVNAWSVLNRRSYRMFAHAPDDMVSVLRARGFETRYRGGTGPWRIVGAVRV; this is translated from the coding sequence GTGGATGACTGCTGCGCTCCGCGCACCCCCGACGGCTACGAGCGAGAGTTCGACGCCCGGTTCGCGCGTCGCCTCGCGACGCGGTATCGCCGCGCGGGCCTGACGCCGAGTGCCCGCCTGATTCTCGAGTTCGCGTCATCGATCGGCCTCGAAGGGTCGTCACTGCTCGAGATCGGCGGGGGCATCGGGGACATCCAGCTCGAAGCGCTGAGGAACGGCGCATCCCACGCCACCAACGTCGAGCTGTCTTCCGCGTACGAGCCCGAGGCGGCTCGCCTCCTCGAGGAGTCCGGCTTCCGCGATCGCGCCACCAGGATGCTGGGCATCGACGTCGCGGGCACCCCGGAGGCCGTCGAGCCGGCGGACATCGTCGTGCTGCATCGCGTCGTGTGCTGCTACCCGGACTACGAGCGGCTGCTCGGGGCGGCGGCCGGGCGCGGCAGGCGCGCCGTCGTCTTCAGCTATCCGGTGCGCAGCTGGATGACCCGCGCGAGCGTGCGCGCCGTCAATGCGTGGAGCGTCCTGAATCGCAGGTCGTACCGGATGTTCGCGCACGCTCCGGACGACATGGTCTCGGTGCTGCGCGCACGCGGGTTCGAGACCCGGTATCGCGGCGGCACCGGACCCTGGCGGATCGTCGGCGCCGTCCGCGTCTGA
- the glpX gene encoding class II fructose-bisphosphatase: MVSLSAEMSPLRPDRNLALELVRATEAAAIRAVPFIGRGAKEAADGAAVDAMRAFLGTVDFDGTIVIGEGEKDNAPMLFNGEHVGNGRGPQCDIAVDPIDGTSLTAAGRNNALSVIAVADSGAMLDASSVFYMDKLVTGPAGVGVVDIRLPVAENIRRLAKALGKPVDEIVVSVLHRPRHEELIAEIREAGAGTRLMSDGDVAGGINAARHNARTDMCIGIGGSPEGIVTTCAIKALGGHIQGRLWARDDDEKQRGIDAGLKLDGYVYEADEMVQGNNTLFVATGVTDGALVAGVRREGGYLYTESVVLRGVSGTLRRISSEHLVSKWL; this comes from the coding sequence ATGGTCAGCCTTTCCGCCGAGATGAGCCCGCTCCGCCCCGATCGCAACCTCGCCCTCGAACTGGTGCGCGCCACGGAGGCCGCGGCCATCCGCGCCGTTCCGTTCATCGGTCGAGGTGCAAAGGAGGCGGCCGACGGCGCCGCCGTCGACGCGATGCGCGCGTTCCTCGGCACGGTGGACTTCGACGGCACGATCGTCATCGGCGAGGGCGAGAAGGACAACGCCCCGATGCTCTTCAACGGCGAGCACGTCGGCAACGGCCGCGGTCCGCAGTGCGACATCGCGGTCGACCCGATCGACGGCACGTCGCTGACCGCCGCGGGCCGCAACAACGCCCTGTCGGTCATCGCCGTCGCAGACAGCGGTGCGATGCTCGACGCATCCAGCGTCTTCTACATGGACAAGCTCGTCACCGGGCCCGCGGGCGTCGGCGTGGTGGACATCCGCCTCCCCGTCGCGGAGAACATCCGGCGGCTGGCGAAGGCGCTCGGCAAGCCCGTCGACGAGATCGTCGTGTCGGTGCTGCATCGTCCGCGCCACGAGGAGCTCATCGCCGAGATCCGCGAGGCGGGTGCGGGCACCCGGCTCATGAGCGACGGCGACGTCGCGGGCGGCATCAACGCAGCGCGGCACAACGCCCGCACCGACATGTGCATCGGCATCGGCGGCTCTCCGGAGGGCATCGTGACGACATGCGCGATCAAGGCGCTCGGCGGCCACATCCAGGGCCGTCTCTGGGCGCGCGACGACGACGAGAAACAGCGCGGCATCGACGCCGGATTGAAACTCGACGGGTACGTGTACGAGGCCGACGAGATGGTCCAGGGCAACAACACGCTGTTCGTCGCGACGGGTGTGACCGACGGGGCTCTCGTGGCCGGTGTGCGCCGCGAGGGGGGCTACCTCTACACCGAGAGCGTCGTGCTCCGCGGTGTCTCCGGGACGCTGCGCCGGATCTCGTCGGAGCACCTCGTCTCCAAGTGGCTGTAG
- a CDS encoding dihydrofolate reductase family protein, whose protein sequence is MRTLTVCNFVTVDGRYEDDDHDIGSFFEHQHPDYCGADSFDFYTTELLRRSDTLILSGRRSTLGNLGYWAGVQGDPDATAIRREFAGLILGVEKIVVSDTITEGDLAPYDNVRIVRVADARAEVAALKSEEGRGILILLGRVLWNDMMNAGLVDELHLVTFPLIAGSGVALFDAKPLVALKLLETRVWEESGNVLMRWRVDPD, encoded by the coding sequence GTGCGCACCCTCACTGTCTGCAATTTCGTCACCGTCGACGGTCGCTACGAGGACGACGACCACGACATCGGCTCGTTCTTCGAGCACCAGCACCCCGACTACTGCGGCGCCGACTCGTTCGACTTCTATACGACCGAGCTGCTGCGCCGATCCGACACGCTGATCCTCTCGGGCCGCCGATCGACGCTCGGCAACCTCGGCTACTGGGCCGGAGTGCAGGGGGACCCGGATGCGACGGCCATCCGCCGCGAATTCGCCGGTCTCATCCTGGGCGTCGAGAAGATCGTCGTGTCCGACACGATCACGGAGGGCGATCTCGCGCCGTACGACAACGTCCGCATCGTTCGCGTGGCCGATGCCCGGGCCGAGGTCGCGGCCCTGAAGAGCGAGGAGGGGCGCGGCATCCTGATCCTGCTCGGGCGGGTGCTCTGGAACGACATGATGAACGCCGGCCTCGTCGACGAGCTGCACCTCGTGACGTTCCCGCTCATCGCAGGATCCGGCGTTGCGCTGTTCGATGCGAAGCCGCTGGTCGCCCTCAAGCTCCTCGAGACACGTGTCTGGGAGGAATCGGGCAACGTGCTCATGCGCTGGCGGGTCGACCCCGACTGA
- a CDS encoding DNA recombination protein RmuC → MDALTLAVIAVVGIGIGALAGWFAGLARGANRESAVRADLASRTAAAEAARDAAQGELRRQVALYRELVAQARDDQAAREERERREQQVLRALAPVRETLETMQLKVDDLERDRQHQFGMVAEQLRQTRVSGEALRATTESLASALRSGATRGVWGETQLRRVVEAAGLTRYVDFDTQTSIQTDAGAGRPDMVIRLPGGRALAVDAKVPLDAYLEASAIPITAQGDDGARRAALLGKHVKAVRAHIDALARKTYWAGIGASPEFVVCFIPSESLLAAALEEDPALLDYAFGKRVALASPVNLWAVLKTVAYTWTQQDVTQEARQLFELGTQLYERLGTLAGHADDMRRAIERTVDTYNRFAGALESRVLVTARRFPGIDETKLDALGVPATIERTPRRLVADELALAPDEPVLTADEPVLTADLGDLRERLAESE, encoded by the coding sequence ATGGACGCACTGACCCTCGCCGTGATCGCCGTCGTCGGCATCGGCATCGGCGCACTCGCCGGCTGGTTCGCCGGGCTCGCGCGCGGCGCGAACCGCGAGAGCGCCGTGCGCGCGGATCTCGCGTCGCGTACGGCAGCGGCGGAGGCGGCGCGGGATGCTGCGCAGGGCGAGCTCCGGCGGCAGGTCGCCCTGTACCGCGAGCTCGTCGCTCAGGCGCGTGACGATCAGGCCGCGCGCGAGGAGCGCGAGCGGCGCGAGCAGCAGGTGCTGCGCGCGCTCGCCCCCGTGCGCGAGACGCTGGAGACCATGCAGCTCAAGGTCGACGACCTCGAGCGCGACCGGCAGCACCAGTTCGGGATGGTGGCGGAGCAGCTGCGGCAGACGCGCGTGAGCGGCGAGGCGCTCCGGGCGACCACGGAGTCCCTCGCCAGTGCGCTGCGCTCCGGCGCGACACGCGGCGTGTGGGGCGAGACGCAGCTGCGCCGCGTCGTCGAGGCGGCGGGTCTCACGCGGTACGTCGACTTCGACACGCAGACGTCGATCCAGACGGATGCGGGCGCCGGCCGTCCCGACATGGTCATCCGCCTTCCCGGCGGGCGGGCGCTGGCCGTCGACGCGAAGGTGCCGCTCGACGCCTACCTCGAGGCGAGCGCGATCCCGATCACAGCCCAGGGCGATGACGGTGCGCGGCGCGCGGCACTGCTGGGCAAGCATGTGAAGGCCGTGCGCGCCCACATCGACGCCCTGGCGCGCAAGACGTACTGGGCCGGAATCGGCGCGAGCCCCGAATTCGTCGTCTGCTTCATTCCGAGCGAATCGTTGCTCGCCGCAGCGCTCGAGGAGGACCCGGCGCTGCTCGACTACGCGTTCGGCAAGCGGGTCGCCCTCGCCTCGCCGGTCAACCTCTGGGCGGTGCTCAAGACGGTGGCGTACACGTGGACCCAGCAGGACGTCACGCAGGAGGCCCGGCAGCTGTTCGAGCTCGGCACACAGCTCTACGAGCGGCTGGGCACCCTCGCCGGCCACGCCGACGACATGCGCCGCGCGATCGAGCGGACGGTGGACACCTACAACCGCTTCGCGGGCGCGCTCGAGTCGCGCGTGCTCGTGACGGCGCGGCGGTTCCCGGGGATCGACGAGACGAAGCTGGACGCCCTCGGGGTGCCGGCGACGATCGAGCGGACGCCTCGGCGTCTGGTCGCGGACGAACTCGCGCTCGCGCCGGACGAGCCCGTGCTCACCGCAGACGAGCCCGTGCTCACCGCAGACCTGGGAGACCTGCGAGAGCGGCTCGCCGAGTCGGAGTGA
- a CDS encoding MOSC domain-containing protein, translating to MPRLVAVCVVRQLRPDAGAVGVTAIDKRAVEGSVRVGRYGAYADVQADRKHHGGLDKALYAYADEDAEHWAGQLGRKLPPGWFGENLRVQGLDVNASRIGDRWRIGDGVEVEVTMPRTPCQTFARWVGGDDERGWVKRFSSARRLGPYLRVVRTGRIQAGDEIVVIPAPEGAPGLLDGYQDPE from the coding sequence ATGCCTCGTCTCGTCGCCGTCTGCGTCGTCCGTCAGCTCCGCCCCGACGCAGGGGCGGTCGGTGTGACGGCGATCGACAAGAGGGCCGTCGAGGGCAGCGTGCGGGTCGGCCGCTATGGCGCGTATGCCGATGTGCAGGCCGATCGCAAGCACCACGGCGGCCTCGACAAGGCGCTCTACGCGTACGCCGACGAGGACGCCGAGCACTGGGCAGGCCAGCTCGGCCGCAAGCTCCCGCCGGGCTGGTTCGGCGAGAACCTGCGCGTGCAGGGCCTCGACGTCAACGCGTCGCGCATCGGCGACCGCTGGCGCATCGGCGACGGGGTCGAGGTCGAGGTCACGATGCCGCGGACACCCTGCCAGACATTCGCACGGTGGGTCGGGGGCGATGACGAGCGCGGGTGGGTCAAGCGGTTCTCGAGCGCGCGGCGACTCGGACCATACCTGCGGGTGGTGCGCACCGGGCGGATCCAGGCGGGGGACGAGATCGTCGTCATCCCCGCCCCGGAGGGTGCACCGGGACTGCTCGACGGCTACCAGGACCCCGAGTAG
- a CDS encoding sigma-70 family RNA polymerase sigma factor, producing MRSTDEARLTALFDAHAAPLRRYVVALTGDAAAADDIVQDTLLRAWRTPRILAEDPESLRGWMLTVARRIVIDEARSARRRHEFAVADPPDHAGADAADLLLDGILIRDALATLTPDHRAVIVHAYYLGRSVAQTAAELDIPEGTVKSRLHYGLRALRLALQERGVTR from the coding sequence TTGCGAAGCACCGACGAAGCCCGGCTGACGGCGCTCTTCGACGCCCATGCGGCGCCGCTGCGGCGCTACGTCGTCGCGCTCACGGGTGACGCCGCCGCCGCCGACGACATCGTGCAGGACACGCTGCTGCGCGCCTGGCGCACACCGCGGATCCTCGCCGAGGACCCGGAGTCGCTGCGCGGGTGGATGCTGACCGTCGCACGGCGCATCGTCATCGACGAAGCACGTAGCGCGCGCCGGCGGCACGAGTTCGCCGTCGCCGATCCTCCCGATCACGCGGGGGCGGATGCGGCGGACCTGCTGCTCGACGGCATCCTGATCCGCGACGCCCTCGCGACGCTCACCCCGGACCATCGCGCGGTCATCGTCCACGCGTACTACCTGGGCAGGAGCGTCGCGCAGACCGCCGCGGAGCTCGACATCCCCGAGGGAACGGTCAAATCGAGATTGCACTACGGACTGCGCGCACTGCGCCTGGCCCTGCAGGAGAGGGGGGTGACGAGATGA
- the ychF gene encoding redox-regulated ATPase YchF, which yields MALTIGIVGLPNVGKSTLFNALTKNQVLAANYPFATIEPNVGVVNLPDPRLQQLADVFHSERLVPAVVSFVDIAGIVRGASEGEGLGNKFLANIREADAIAQVVRGFADDDVVHVEGAVNPQNDMETINAELMLADLETLEKAIARYEKEVRGKKIEPVVLSTALQAKDALERGVLLSASGIDLEPIRELGLLTAKPVIFVFNVDEAVLTDAARKAELAALVAPAQAVFLDAKIESELMDLDPEDAAELLASTGQDESGLDQLARIGFDTLGLQTYLTAGPKEARAWTIGKGWKAPQAAGVIHTDFEKGFIKAEVIHFQDLIDLGSVHEARAHGKARMEGKDYVMQDGDVVEFRFGQTSSGSK from the coding sequence GTGGCTCTCACCATCGGAATCGTCGGACTGCCCAATGTCGGCAAGTCCACTCTCTTCAACGCCCTGACCAAGAACCAGGTGCTCGCGGCGAACTACCCGTTCGCGACGATCGAGCCCAACGTCGGGGTTGTGAACCTGCCCGATCCGCGGCTGCAGCAGCTGGCCGACGTGTTCCACAGCGAGCGCCTCGTGCCGGCTGTCGTGTCGTTCGTCGACATCGCGGGCATCGTGCGCGGCGCATCCGAGGGGGAGGGGCTCGGCAACAAGTTCCTCGCGAACATCCGCGAGGCGGATGCGATCGCCCAGGTCGTGCGCGGCTTCGCCGACGACGATGTCGTCCACGTCGAGGGCGCGGTGAACCCGCAGAACGACATGGAGACGATCAACGCCGAGCTGATGCTCGCCGACCTCGAGACGCTCGAGAAGGCGATCGCACGGTACGAGAAGGAAGTGCGGGGCAAGAAGATCGAGCCCGTCGTGCTCTCGACGGCGCTGCAGGCGAAGGACGCGCTGGAGCGCGGCGTGCTGCTGTCGGCATCCGGGATCGATCTCGAGCCGATCCGCGAGCTGGGCCTGCTTACCGCGAAGCCCGTCATCTTCGTGTTCAACGTGGATGAGGCGGTGCTGACGGATGCGGCGCGCAAGGCGGAACTGGCAGCCCTGGTCGCCCCCGCCCAGGCCGTGTTCCTGGACGCGAAGATCGAGTCGGAGCTGATGGACCTCGACCCCGAGGATGCGGCGGAGCTGCTCGCCTCGACCGGTCAGGACGAGTCGGGGCTCGACCAGCTCGCCCGCATCGGCTTCGACACGCTCGGCTTGCAGACCTACCTCACCGCCGGTCCCAAGGAGGCGCGAGCCTGGACGATCGGCAAGGGCTGGAAGGCTCCCCAGGCCGCCGGCGTCATCCACACGGACTTCGAGAAGGGCTTCATCAAGGCCGAGGTGATCCACTTCCAGGATCTGATCGACCTGGGCTCCGTGCACGAGGCCCGCGCGCACGGCAAGGCGCGCATGGAGGGCAAGGACTACGTGATGCAGGACGGCGACGTCGTGGAGTTCCGCTTCGGACAGACATCTAGCGGTTCGAAGTGA
- a CDS encoding exonuclease domain-containing protein, with translation MGLDFTAIDFETANSSNASACAVGLARVRDGRIVAQAGWLIQPPAGHDAFFEINVGIHGIRPEDVRDAPTWTAQLDDLAAFAGADVLVAHNAGFDMAVLRAACDVTGDLCPPYRYACSLQIARRLYDLESYRLPSVAAAAGFTGFAHHDAAADALACAHIMIDAARRTGADDIAHLADAAGVEMRRIPAPALFAA, from the coding sequence GTGGGATTGGATTTCACCGCGATCGACTTCGAGACGGCGAATTCCAGCAATGCGTCGGCGTGCGCGGTGGGCCTCGCCCGCGTACGCGACGGCCGCATCGTCGCCCAGGCGGGGTGGCTCATCCAGCCGCCCGCGGGACACGATGCCTTCTTCGAGATCAACGTGGGGATCCACGGCATCCGCCCCGAGGACGTCCGGGACGCACCCACCTGGACGGCGCAGCTCGACGACCTCGCCGCGTTCGCGGGCGCGGACGTGCTCGTCGCGCACAACGCGGGATTCGACATGGCCGTACTGCGCGCCGCGTGCGACGTGACCGGGGACCTCTGTCCGCCCTACCGCTACGCGTGCAGCCTGCAGATCGCGCGGCGGCTGTACGACCTCGAGTCCTATCGCCTCCCGTCGGTCGCGGCGGCCGCGGGCTTCACCGGCTTCGCGCACCACGACGCGGCCGCAGACGCACTCGCCTGTGCGCACATCATGATCGATGCGGCGAGGCGCACCGGAGCGGACGACATCGCCCACCTGGCCGATGCGGCCGGCGTGGAGATGCGGCGCATCCCCGCGCCGGCGTTGTTCGCGGCCTGA